A window from Odocoileus virginianus isolate 20LAN1187 ecotype Illinois chromosome 24, Ovbor_1.2, whole genome shotgun sequence encodes these proteins:
- the LOC110124454 gene encoding olfactory receptor 5D18-like, which yields MFLSERNKSGAVFTLLGFSDYPEFQVPLFLIFFTIYTVTVVANLGMIVIIKINPKLHTPMYFFLSHLSFVDFCYSSIVAPKTMVNLMVEDRTISFVGCVIQFFFFCTFVVTESFLLAVMAYDHFVAICNPLLYMVAISPRFCTTLVVGSYAWGVACSLILTYTVIKLSFRGFNTIDHFFCEFSSLLSLSCSDTYFNQLLLFIFATFNEVSTVFIILLSYVCIVVTILKMHSACGRRKAFSTCVSHLTAISIFHGTILFLYCAPTSTTSRHTVKVASVFYTVVIPMLNPLIYSLRNKDVKDTVSKIMDSKVFSY from the coding sequence ATGTTTCtatcagagagaaataaaagtggGGCTGTGTTCACtctcctgggcttctctgatTACCCAGAGTTTCAAGTCCCCCTCTTCTTGATATTCTTCACCATCTATACTGTCACTGTGGTAGCGAATCTTGGGATGATTGTAATCATCAAAATTAACCCCAAActgcacacccccatgtactttttcctcagCCACCTCTCCTTCGTGGACTTTTGTTATTCCTCCATCGTTGCTCCCAAGACCATGGTGAACCTCATGGTAGAAGACAGAACCATTTCATTTGTAGGTTGTGTAatacaattctttttcttttgtacctTTGTAGTGACTGAGTCCTTTTTATTAgctgtgatggcctatgaccacTTTGTGGCCATCTGCAACCCTCTGCTCTACATGGTGGCCATATCCCCGAGATTCTGCACCACATTAGTGGTTGGATCTTATGCTTGGGGAGTAGCTTGCTCCTTGATACTCACCTATACTGTTATCAAATTATCATTTCGAGGTTTCAACACAATTGATCACTTCTTCTGTGAGTTCTCCTCCCTGCTTTCCCTCTCTTGCTCTGATACTTACTTCAACCAGTTGCTGCTTTTCATTTTTGCCACCTTTAATGAGGTCAGCACAGTCTTCATCATTCTCCTGTCTTATGTATGCATTGTTGTCACCATCCTCAAGATGCATTCAGCCTGTGGTCGCCgcaaagccttctccacctgcgTCTCCCACCTGACCGCCATCAGCATCTTCCACGGCACCATCCTCTTCCTCTACTGTGCGCCCACCTCCACAACCTCCAGGCACACAGTCAAAGTGGCCTCTGTGTTTTACACGGTGGTCATCCCCATGTTGAATCCCCTGATCTACAGTCTGAGAAATAAGGATGTCAAGGACACAGTCTCCAAGATCATGGACTCTAAAGTGTTTTCATACTAA